A single region of the Raphanus sativus cultivar WK10039 chromosome 1, ASM80110v3, whole genome shotgun sequence genome encodes:
- the LOC108806665 gene encoding mediator of RNA polymerase II transcription subunit 23, with translation MDQSQRTVAAAPSSSRSYQFHPARAAIVDLFNLYLGRGNPQKPDEQPLRDPPNKSQKRVHAPVRDLPPRNDQFILDFDKLQTQFADPDQLRAITESVLISTVLQCSNHAPRAEFLLFALRALSRIGYVNWDTFLPSLLSSVSAAEASLSQAAAATATTSSQSLVPSLVPSGNEPGSVTALSKSVRDNSQRVRASAAAAMNSLRQLSCKIILIGVEFNLKPVTHSEIFQCMMSWLVNWDRRDDDDDDSAGKKTWRSEKASAEWLRSCLEVICLLVEAGKSRIPFYELLRSGLQFIENIPDDEGLFALVMEIHRRRDAMAVHMLMLDQHLHCPTFGTHRISSQPTANVSAEAVAHLRYSPITYPSVLGEPLSGEDLAMSVPQGSLDWERAVRCIRHAIRTTPSPEWWKRVLVVAPCYRPSAQAGPTPGAVFTSDMICEAIIDRIVELLKLTNSDANCWQEWLVFSDIFFFLIKSGCTDFVDFIDKLVLRLNGDDNHILRTNHVTWLLAQIIRVELVMTALNSDPRKVETTRKILSFHREDRTDPNNPQSVLLDFVSSCQNLRIWSLSAATRAYLNNEQLLKGKQIDEWWRSKGERMMDYMNLDDRSIGMFWVVSYTMAQPACETVINWLSSAGVAEMPGTPPNERVMMMQEVSPLPMSLLSGFSMNLCLKLALQMEEAMFVSQVVPSIAMVETYTRLLLISPHSMFRSHFTQIAQRNASLLSKSSVSLLVLEILNYRLLPLYRYQGKSKSLMYDVTKIISTLKVKRSDHRVFRLAENLCMNLILSLRDFFSVKRDQKGPTDFTETLSRITIMTLAITIKTRGIADADHLVYLHTMLEQVLSTSQHTWSEKTLRHFPSLLRDALMGRVDKRGLSIQAWQQAETTVLNQCTQLLSPAAEPAYVMTYLSHSFPQHRQYLCAGACLLMQGNPDKINSANLARVLREVSPDEVTANIYTFVDVLLHNVHVDLQRGHGLEEILNKNDANLAFFFWTHEMLPLDIFLLALIDRDDDPHALIIAKRILERPELLQRINAFCVNRGNPEHWLCTQVFKRNELLKSLGSHLSWKDNRYPTFFDDIAARLLPVIPLVVYRLIENNAMDTADKILTAYSNFLAYHPLRFTFVRDILAYFYGHLPGQLVVKILRVLGLSKIPFSESFPQYITHTGAATCPPLDYFANLLLNLVNNVIPPLSSTRNCSSKSGSIADILNTSARPPHGKAPGASQPGPANASEGQKAFYQIQDPGTYTQLVLETAVIEILSLPVSAAQIVSSLVQIIVNIQSTLIQSGNGFHGAANGVGQGSALPTSPSGGSTDSMGASRSSCMNNTASFVSRSGYTCQQLSCLLIQACGLLLAQLPPEFHTQLYMEASRVTRETWWLSDGKRSQGELDSAVGYALMDPTWAAQDNTSTAIGNVVALLHAFFSNLPQEWLDGTHLIIKNLRPVTSVAMLRVAFRIMGPLLPRLANTHALFNKTLALLLNTMVDVFGKNSQTPVPVEASQIADLIDFLHHVVHYEGQGGAVQSSSKPRPDTLALLGRAADSLRPDVQHLLSHLRTDPNSSIYAAAHQNAAKTNTS, from the exons ATGGATCAATCGCAGCGGACAGTGGCTGCTGCTCCTTCATCTTCTCGATCGTATCAGTTCCATCCTGCTCGTGCTGCAATCGTCGATCTCTTCAACCTCTACCTTGGG AGAGGAAACCCTCAAAAGCCCGATGAACAACCCCTACGAGATCCTCC TAACAAATCACAGAAGCGTGTTCACGCTCCCGTTAGGGACTTACCACCTAGAAACGACCAATTCATTCTTGATTTCGACAAGCTTCAGACCCAATTCGCT GACCCGGATCAGTTGAGGGCAATCACGGAGTCTGTTTTGATATCTACGGTGTTGCAATGTAGCAATCATGCACCCAGGGCTGAGTTCCTTCTCTTCGCCCTGCGTGCTTTGTCTAGAATCGGTTACGTTAACTGGGATACCTTTTTACCTTCCCTTCTCTCTTCTGTCTCCGCTGCTGAGGCCTCCCTAAGCCAAGCTGCTGCTGCAACGGCTACTACTTCTTCACAGTCTTTGGTTCCTTCTCTTGTACCTTCAGGAAACGAACCAGGTTCTGTAACTGCTTTGTCAAAATCAGTTAGAGATAACAGCCAACGAGTAAGAGCTTCTGCAGCAGCAGCTATGAACAGTCTGCGTCAGCTCAGCTGCAAGATTATCTTGATTGGCGTTGAGTTTAATCTCAAACCCGTCACTCACTCCGAGATCTTCCAGTGTATGATGAGTTGGCTTGTGAACTGGGACAGGAGAgacgatgacgacgacgacTCTGCAGGAAAGAAGACGTGGAGATCCGAGAAGGCGTCGGCTGAATGGTTGAGGAGCTGTTTGGAAGTGATCTGTCTGTTGGTGGAAGCGGGGAAATCTCGGATTCCGTTTTATGAGTTGTTGCGGAGTGGTCTGCAGTTTATTGAGAACATACCTGATGATGAAGGCTTGTTCGCTCTTGTCATGGAGATACACCGGAGGCGAGACGCTATGGCTGTGCATATGCTCATGCTGGACCAACATCTTCACTGTCCAACGTTTGGTACTCATCGTATATCGTCCCAACCGACTGCCAATGTTTCAGCGGAAGCTGTGGCTCACCTTCGCTATTCGCCTATTACGTATCCAAGCGTGCTTGGTGAACCTTTATCTGGAGAG GATCTGGCGATGTCTGTTCCACAAGGAAGTTTAGATTGGGAAAGAGCAGTGCGTTGCATTAGACATGCTATTCGCACTACGCCGTCGCCAGAATGGTGGAAGCGTGTTCTTGTTGTGGCCCCTTGTTATAGGCCTTCTGCACAAGCTGGGCCTACCCCTGGTGCTGTTTTCACTTCTGACATGATTTGTGAGGCGATCATTGACAGGATTGTTGAGCTTCTCAAGCTCACCAACTCAG ATGCAAATTGCTGGCAAGAGTGGCTGGTTTTCTCagatatcttcttctttctaaTCAAAAGTGGATGTACTGATTTTGTTGATTTCATTGATAAGTTGGTCTTACGCCTCAACGGTGATGATAACCATATCCTTCGAACGAATCATGTGACGTGGTTGCTTGCACAAATAATACGCGTGGAGCTTGTGATGACTGCTTTGAACTCTGATCCTAGAAAG GTGGAGACTACTAGGAAGATCTTATCATTTCACAGGGAAGATAGAACAGATCCAAATAATCCTCAGAGTGTGTTGCTTGACTTCGTAAGCAGTTGTCAGAATCTACGGATATGGTCACTAAGCGCAGCAACCAGGGCATACCTAAACAATGAACAGCTGTTGAAGGGAAAACAGATTGATGAGTGGTGGAGAAGCAAAG GAGAGCGCATGATGGATTATATGAATTTGGATGATAGGTCGATTGGCATGTTCTGGGTTGTCTCCTATACCATGGCGCAGCCGGCTTGTGAAACAGTTATAAATTGGCTGTCTTCAGCTGGCGTGGCTGAGATGCCTGGAACACCACCAAACGAAAGAGTAATGATGATGCAGGAAGTGAGCCCATTGCCCATGTCATTGTTATCTGGCTTTTCAATGAACTTGTGCTTGAAATTGGCCCTTCAGATGGAAGAAGCTATGTTTGTTAGccag GTTGTTCCTAGCATTGCAATGGTAGAGACATACACAAGATTGCTGCTCATTTCCCCTCACTCTATGTTCCGTTCTCATTTCACT CAAATTGCCCAAAGAAATGCTTCTCTGCTAAGCAAGTCTTCCGTGAGTTTGCTTGTTCTTGAGATTCTGAACTATCGTTTGCTTCCGTTAtacag ATACCAAGGAAAAAGCAAAAGCTTAATGTACGATGTTACTAAGATAATCTCTACACTGAAAGTAAAACGTAGCGACCACCGTGTATTCAGACTAGCCGAAAATTTATGCATGAATCTCATTTTATCACTCAGAGACTTCTTTTCCGTGAAACGTGATCAAAAA GGTCCAACTGACTTCACTGAAACATTAAGCCGAATAACCATCATGACTCTAGCCATCACGATCAAAACACGTGGTATCGCGGACGCCGATCACCTGGTTTATCTTCACACCATGCTGGAACAAGTACTGTCGACGAGTCAGCACACGTGGTCCGAGAAGACGCTTCGCCATTTCCCATCCCTTCTCCGTGACGCTTTGATGGGACGGGTAGACAAGAGGGGACTATCGATTCAGGCGTGGCAACAGGCTGAAACAACCGTGTTGAACCAGTGCACGCAGCTTCTCTCGCCGGCTGCCGAACCCGCTTACGTTATGACGTACCTCAGTCACAGTTTTCCTCAACACCGTCAGTATCTTTGTGCTGGTGCTTGTCTGCTTATGCAAGGCAACCCTGACAAGATCAACAGCGCAaatttg GCACGGGTGCTTAGGGAGGTTTCTCCTGACGAAGTCACTGCTAACATATACACTTTCGTAGATGTTTTGCTTCACAACGTTCATGTAGACCTTCAGCGAGGACACGGTTTAGAG GAGATTCTAAATAAGAACGATGCGAATCTTGCGTTTTTCTTCTGGACACATGAAATGCTTCCTTTGGACATTTTTCTTCTGGCCCTCATTGACCGTGATGATGATCCGCACGCCTTGATAATTGCA AAAAGAATACTTGAAAGGCCAGAGCTTCTACAGAGGATTAATGCGTTCTGCGTAAACCGTGGGAACCCTGAGCACTGGCTTTGCACGCAGGTGTTCAAACGCAATGAACTCCTAAAATCCCTTGGTAGCCATCTTTCTTGGAAGGACAACAG GTATCCAACGTTCTTTGATGATATCGCGGCACGTTTGCTTCCAGTGATCCCACTAGTGGTGTACAGGCTCATAGAGAACAATGCGATGGATACAGCTGATAAAATATTGACTGCCTACTCGAATTTTCTGGCTTATCATCCTCTCAGATTCACGTTTGTCCGTGATATACTCGCCTATTTCTATGGTCATCTTCCCGGCCAACTTGTTGTCAAGATTCTCAGAGTACTTGGTCTCAGCAAg ATTCCATTCTCTGAATCGTTTCCGCAGTACATCACCCATACAGGTGCTGCTACATGCCCACCTTTGGATTACTTTGCCAATCTCCTACTTAATCTCGTAAACAACGTTATACCTCCACTCAGCAGCACCAGGAACTGCAGCTCCAAGTCTGGCTCAATTGCTGACATCTTGAACACCTCAGCGAGACCTCCTCATGGTAAAGCCCCAGGAGCATCCCAGCCTGGTCCAGCGAACGCCTCCGAGGGACAGAAAGCATTCTACCAGATCCAGGACCCGGGAACTTACACTCAGCTGGTTCTCGAAACGGCAGTGATCGAGATCCTCTCTCTTCCCGTCTCCGCAGCTCAGATCGTCTCTTCTCTTGTCCAGATAATCGTCAACATACAGTCCACACTGATTCAATCTGGCAACGGGTTCCACGGCGCTGCAAACGGAGTTGGTCAAGGCTCTGCACTGCCTACGTCTCCCTCGGGAGGGAGCACGGACTCCATGGGGGCGAGCCGGTCCAGTTGTATGAACAACACGGCGAGCTTTGTCTCTAGAAGCGGTTATACGTGCCAGCAACTGTCGTGTCTGTTGATTCAAGCCTGCGGGCTTCTCTTGGCTCAGCTCCCTCCAGAGTTTCACACGCAGCTTTACATGGAGGCTTCGCGTGTGACGAGGGAAACTTGGTGGCTTAGTGACGGGAAGAGATCACAAGGGGAGCTAGACTCAGCTGTTGGTTATGCTCTGATGGATCCTACATGGGCTGCTCAGGACAACACCTCGACCGCCATAG gaAATGTAGTCGCCTTGCTTCATGCTTTCTTCAGCAATCTCCCACAAGAATGGCTTGATGGCACGCATCTCATCATCAAGAACCTCCGGCCTGTTACATCTGTCGCAATGCTTAGAGTCGCATTCCGTATTATGGGACCACTTCTGCCGAGGCTTGCAAACACACATGCCCTCTTTAACAAG ACGCTCGCCCTTCTCTTGAACACAATGGTCGATGTTTTTGGAAAGAACTCGCAGACACCGGTCCCTGTTGAAGCATCCCAGATTGCAGACCTAATTGATTTCCT TCACCATGTTGTTCACTATGAGGGACAAGGAGGAGCAGTCCAAAGTAGCAGCAAGCCGAGACCAGACACTTTGGCATTACTCGGAAGAGCAGCAGATTCTCTCCGACCAGATGTACAACATCTCCTCTCTCACCTCAGAACCGATCCTAATTCGTCGATATATGCAGCTGCTCATCAGAATGCCGCAAAGACCAACACCTCTTAG
- the LOC108839691 gene encoding ubiquitin-conjugating enzyme E2 variant 1A translates to MSSEEAKVVVPRNFRLLEELERGEKGIGDGTVSYGMDDADDIYMQSWTGTILGPHNTAYDGKIFQLKLFCGKEYPESPPSVKFQTRINMACVNPQTGVVEPSLFPMLANWRREYTMEDILVKLKKEMMTSHNRKLAQPPEGTEEARADPKGPAKCCVM, encoded by the exons ATGAGCTCGGAGGAAGCCAAGGTCGTTG tgcCAAGGAACTTTAGGTTGTTGGAAGAgctagagagaggagagaaaggTATCGGAGATGGTACGGTAAGCTATGGAATGGACGACGCTGATGATATCTATATGCAATCCTGGACTGGCACCATTCTCGGCCCTCATAAT ACTGCATACGATGGGAAAATCTTCCAGCTCAAACTCTTCTGTGGTAAGGAATACCCAGAGAGTCCACCAAGTGTCAAGTTCCAGACCCGGATTAACATGGCCTGCGTTAACCCTCAGACTGGAGTG GTTGAACCGAGTCTCTTTCCTATGCTCGCTAACTGGCGCCGAGAATACACTATGGAGGACATTCTGGTTAAACTTAAAAAAGAAATGATGACTTCACATAACCGCAAGTTAGCTCAGCCCCCGGAAG GTACCGAGGAAGCTAGGGCTGATCCAAAGGGACCAGCTAAATGCTGTGTGATGTGA
- the LOC108844992 gene encoding uncharacterized protein LOC108844992: protein MSSFGYLSSKDDASAVEELLSQAMDLHVLEQVAAINLAGVPDSALPTNIETRFRRLKSLPVSALPTNLETRFRRLKSFPISRQPESVSTSKKLLSQYSKSMAASSFSVDEKRNLSGRIKRVPSVQSRPLVSSVDQTRFGSTSGRFSRDGKVLSPPTTTKTLKLLPTEKSRTSSASSASIDLMPPSSSEPDQEKRSNRKPKSKLLVSWFDKLSPSRAMGCFYFSPSITSSNNKNTIKNSSKIV from the coding sequence ATGTCGAGTTTCGGATATCTTTCGAGTAAAGACGACGCTTCAGCTGTGGAGGAACTCCTTTCACAGGCCATGGATCTCCACGTTCTTGAACAAGTCGCAGCTATCAACCTTGCTGGCGTCCCCGACTCTGCTCTTCCCACTAATATTGAAACCCGTTTCCGTCGTCTCAAATCTCTTCCAGTTTCTGCTCTTCCCACAAATCTTGAAACCCGTTTCCGTCGTCTCAAATCTTTTCCAATTTCTCGACAACCCGAGTCGGTTTCTACATCCAAGAAGCTTCTATCCCAGTACTCCAAGAGCATGGCTGCTTCTTCCTTTTCCGTTGATGAGAAAAGGAACTTATCCGGAAGAATCAAACGTGTTCCGAGTGTGCAATCTCGTCCATTGGTTTCATCTGTTGACCAAACACGGTTTGGTTCGACTTCGGGGAGGTTTTCTCGAGATGGAAAGGTCTTGTCgccaccaacaacaacaaagacacTGAAGCTGCTTCCTACAGAGAAATCAAGAACTAGCTCAGCTTCGTCTGCCTCTATTGATTTAATGCCGCCATCATCGTCCGAACCAGACCAAGAAAAACGGTCAAACCGGAAACCAAAGTCGAAGTTGTTAGTTTCGTGGTTTGACAAGTTATCACCATCACGAGCCATGggttgcttttatttttctccAAGCATAACGTCatcaaacaacaaaaacacAATCAAGAACAGCAGCAAAATCGTATGA
- the LOC108808587 gene encoding 60S ribosomal protein L27a-2 encodes MATGLKKNRKKRGHVSAGHGRIGKHRKHPGGRGNAGGMHHHRILFDKYHPGYFGKVGMRYFHKLRNKFYCPIVNLDKLWSLVPEDVKGKATKDKVPMIDVTQHGFFKVLGKGHLPEGKPFVVKAKLISKTAEKKIKEAGGAVVLTA; translated from the coding sequence ATGGCGACGGGGTTGAAGAAGAACAGGAAGAAGAGAGGCCACGTCAGCGCCGGACACGGGCGTATCGGGAAGCACCGCAAGCATCCAGGAGGTCGCGGTAACGCCGGAGGCATGCACCACCACCGTATCCTCTTCGACAAGTACCATCCAGGTTACTTCGGGAAGGTTGGTATGAGGTACTTCCACAAGCTCCGCAACAAGTTCTACTGCCCCATCGTCAACCTCGACAAGCTATGGTCACTCGTCCCCGAGGATGTGAAGGGGAAGGCCACAAAGGACAAGGTGCCGATGATCGATGTGACGCAGCACGGGTTCTTTAAGGTTCTTGGGAAAGGTCATTTGCCTGAGGGGAAGCCTTTTGTTGTGAAGGCTAAGCTCATTTCCAAGACTGCTGAGAAGAAGATCAAGGAGGCTGGTGGCGCCGTCGTGCTCACTGCCTAG
- the LOC108808579 gene encoding glutamate--glyoxylate aminotransferase 1, with protein sequence MALEYESLNENVKKCQYAVRGELYLRASELQKEGKKIIFTNVGNPHALGQKPLTFPRQVVALCQAPFLLDHPNVGMLFPADAIARAKHYLSLTSGGLGAYSDSRGLPGVRKEVAEFIQRRDGYPSDPELIFLTDGASKGVMQILNCVIRGERDGILVPVPQYPLYSATISLLGGSLVPYYLDESENWGLDVNNLRQSVAQARSQGISVRAMVIINPGNPTGQCLSEANLREILRFCYSEKLVLLGDEVYQQNIYQDERPFISSKKVLMDMGSPFSKEVQLVSFHTVSKGYWGECGQRGGYFEMTNIPPRVVEEIYKVASIALSPNVSAQIFMGLMVSPPKPGDISYDQFARESKGILESLRRRARIMTDGFNSCKNVVCNFTEGAMYSFPQIRLPPGALQAAKQAGKVPDVFYCLKLLEATGISTVPGSGFGQKEGVFHLRTTILPAEEEMPEIMDSFKKFNDEFMTQYENSFGYSRM encoded by the exons aTGGCTTTGGAGTACGAGTCTCTGAATGAAAACGTGAAGAAGTGTCAGTATGCTGTAAGAGGTGAACTCTATCTCCGAGCTTCTGAGCTTCAAAAAGAAGGCAAAAAG ATTATTTTCACAAACGTTGGGAACCCTCATGCTTTAGGACAGAAGCCTCTGACATTCCCTCGCCAGGTTGTTGCGCTCTGTCAAGCTCCCTTTCTACTAGATCACCCCAACGTTGGAATGCTGTTTCCAGCTGATGCTATTGCAAGAGCCAAGCATTATCTTTCCTTGACCTCAGGCGGTTTAg GTGCTTACAGTGACTCGAGAGGCCTTCCAGGAGTTAGGAAAGAGGTTGCAGAGTTCATTCAAAGACGTGATGGCTATCCAAG TGATCCAGAGCTCATATTTCTCACTGATGGAGCTAGCAAAGGTGTGATGCAAATCTTGAACTGTGTTATACGCGGTGAGAGAGACGGG ATTCTAGTTCCGGTTCCACAGTATCCACTCTACTCAGCCACCATATCACTCTTAGGTGGTTCTCTTGTTCCTTACTATCTCGATGAGTCTGAAAACTGGGGGCTTGATGTTAACAACCTTCGCCAATCCGTTGCTCAGGCTCGTTCTCAAGGAATATCA GTAAGGGCAATGGTGATCATTAACCCTGGGAACCCAACTGGTCAGTGTCTAAGTGAAGCTAACTTAAGAGAGATATTGAGGTTCTGTTATAGCGAGAAGTTGGTTCTTCTGGGAGATGAGGTTTATCAGCAGAACATATACCAGGATGAGCGTCCTTTTATCAGCTCCAAGAAG gtttTGATGGATATGGGTTCACCGTTCAGCAAAGAAGTTCAGCTTGTATCTTTCCACACTGTCTCTAAAGGTTATTGGGGAGAATGTGGACAGCGAGGTGGATACTTTGAGATGACCAACATCCCTCCCAGG GTTGTTGAAGAGATATACAAGGTTGCATCAATCGCCCTGAGCCCGAATGTCTCTGCGCAGAtcttt ATGGGTTTGATGGTTAGTCCTCCAAAGCCTGGAGACATTTCATATGACCAGTTCGCCCGTGAAAG CAAGGGGATTCTTGAATCTTTGAGAAGAAGAGCAAGGATCATGACTGATGGATTCAACAGCTGCAAAAACGTTGTCTGCAATTTCACAGAAG GTGCAATGTATTCGTTTCCTCAAATACGGTTACCTCCGGGTGCTCTCCAAGCTGCTAAACAAGCCGGAAAAGTGCCAGATGTTTTCTACTGTTTGAAGCTCTTAGAAGCCACAGGAATCTCCACAGTGCCTGGCTCTGGCTTCGGACAGAAAGAAGG TGTGTTTCATCTGAGGACAACAATCTTGCCTGCGGAAGAAGAGATGCCAGAGATCATGGACAGTTTCAAGAAGTTCAACGACGAGTTCATGACTCAGTATGAGAATAGCTTTGGTTATTCCAGAATGTGA
- the LOC108844999 gene encoding tryptophan aminotransferase-related protein 1-like, producing the protein MEKMVGFENLKISGSDATNAVINLDQGNPTAFEEYWMKMKERCVVVIPGWELMSYFSDTTNVCWFLQQDLAEAIKALHREIGNAATEERYIVVGTGSSQLCQAAWFALSSLSEAKPLSIVAAVPYYSTYEEQASYVQSQLYKWEGEARTFNKPGPYIEMVTSPNNPDGTIREPVVNRGGKVIYDLAYYWPHYTPITRRLDHDLMLFTFSKIAGHAGSRIGWALVKDIEVAKKMVQYITINSIGVSKESQIRATTILNELTKTCRIKSESFFQYGYEKIKSRWERLHWVVDKTGDTFTLPNYPQAFCNFFGKNNSTFPAFAWLGCKEENDLESLLKEKKVLTRGGDRCGSDKKYVRVNMIGPDKDFEEFLHRLLTIKNPNCFDP; encoded by the exons ATGGAGAAGATGGTTGGGTTTGAAAACTTGAAGATTTCCGGCAGTGATGCAACCAACGCTGTCATCAATCTCGATCA AGGAAATCCGACGGCATTCGAAGAGTATTGGATGAAGATGAAGGAGAGGTGTGTTGTGGTGATACCAGGATGGGAACTGATGAGCTACTTTAGCGATACCACGAACGTGTGTTGGTTCCTGCAGCAAGATCTTGCTGAGGCGATCAAGGCGTTGCACCGTGAGATCGGCAACGCAGCGACTGAAGAACGCTACATCGTGGTGGGTACTGGCTCTTCACAGCTTTGTCAAGCCGCTTGGTTTGcactttcttctctctctgaGGCCAAGCCTCTCAGCATTGTCGCCGCGGTTCCTTACTACTCC ACATACGAGGAGCAGGCATCGTATGTTCAGTCGCAGCTGTACAAGTGGGAAGGAGAGGCAAGAACGTTCAACAAACCCGGACCGTACATCGAGATGGTGACATCACCGAACAATCCTGACGGGACCATAAGAGAGCCGGTGGTGAACCGTGGTGGGAAAGTGATATACGACCTTGCGTATTACTGGCCACACTACACTCCCATCACTCGCCGTCTAGACCACGACCTTATGCTCTTCACTTTCTCTAAGATCGCCGGTCACGCTGGGTCCCGCATCGG GTGGGCGTTAGTGAAGGATATCGAGGTGGCCAAGAAGATGGTGCAATACATAACCATCAACTCCATTGGTGTGTCAAAGGAGTCACAGATTCGAGCCACCACGATCCTCAACGAACTCACCAAAACTTGTCGCATCAAATCGGAGAGCTTCTTCCAGTATGGTTACGAGAAGATAAAGTCAAGGTGGGAGAGACTACACTGGGTCGTAGATAAGACCGGTGACACATTCACTCTACCTAATTACCCTCAAGCCTTTTGCAACTTCTTTGGCAAAAACAACTCCACTTTTCCGG CGTTTGCATGGCTGGGGTGTAAAGAAGAGAATGATCTCGAAAGTCTCTTGAAAGAAAAGAAGGTTTTAACCAGAGGAGGAGACCGATGTGGCAGTGATAAGAAGTACGTACGCGTCAACATGATTGGCCCCGACAAAGACTTTGAAGAGTTTCTTCACAGACTTCTTACCATCAAGAATCCTAACTGCTTTGATccttaa